From Maribacter dokdonensis DSW-8:
ATCGTCCACAGTTCTACGTAAGAACTACTGACGTAACAGGTAACATTTCTTTACCTTCTGGAGTTGAAATGGTAATGCCAGGTGATAACCTTACGATTACAGTTGAGTTGATTCAGCCAATCGCATTAAGCGTAGGTTTGCGTTTCGCTATCCGTGAAGGTGGTAGAACAGTAGGTGCTGGTCAGGTTACTAAGATTATAGATTAATTTAGTCTTAAAAGAGTATTGTGTATAAGGGTGTTCTGCTCAAGCGGGACACCTTTACATGCAAATAATAGAATTGGTGATTTGGTTCACCGTTCATACGGGTGTAGCTCAGTTGGTAGAGCACTGGTCTCCAAAACCAGGTGTCGGGAGTTCGAGTCTCTCCTCCCGTGCACAATAGAATTTGGATGAATAATCCTATTTGTTGAAATTGTAAAACAGTATTTAAATGTTCACATATATAAAAGAATCCGTTGAAGAGTTAAGGAATAATGTTACTCTTCCTTCACGTGCAGAATCATCTAATTTGATGGTTGTTGTAGCTGTGTTTTCTATCCTTTTTGCTTTGGCTACTTGGGGTGTGGATACGGTCTTTAGTAAAGTGATAAAAGCATATTTCAACTACGTTTTAAACTAATAGGACTATGTCAGAGGTTTTAGAGAAAAAATGGTACGTTGTACGAGCTGTAAGTGGTCAAGAGAATAAAATCAAAGGATACATTGAAAGTGAAGTAGAGCGTCATGGTTTTTCAGACTATTTAGAGGATGTTCTTGTTCCTACTGAAAAGGTAGTTCAGATTAGAAACGGCAAGAAAATTAATAAAGAAAGGGTGTATTTTCCTGGGTATATCATGATCAAAGCTAATTTAGGTGGGGAGATGGTGCATATCATACGTTCAATAACCAATGTTATTGGGTTTTTAGGGGAAACTAAAGGGGGGGATCCTGTTCCTTTGAGAAAAAATGAGGTTAACCGTATGCTTGGTAAAGTAGATGAGTTAGCTGTGAATACAGATAGTGTTGCAATTCCATTTGTTTTTGGTGAAACGGTTAAGGTAATTGATGGTCCTTTTAATGGCTTCAATGGAACTGTTGAGAAAATTAATGAAGAAAAACGCAAGCTAGAGGTTATGGTTAAGATTTTTGGTAGAAAAACACCATTGGAGCTTAGCTATATGCAAGTAGAGAAGATTTAAGTATTTAGATTAAGTGTTACATACATATAATTAAAGTAGTGTTGCTTCCGTAAACACGCTTTTAATTTAATTTTAAACAATGGCAAAAGAAGTAGGTAAAGTAGTTAAACTACAAGTTAGGGGAGGTGCAGCGAATCCATCGCCACCGGTTGGACCCGCCTTAGGTGCTGCTGGTGTTAACATTATGGAATTCTGTAAGCAGTTCAACGCTCGTACGCAGGATAAACCAGGTAAAGTATTACCAGTTGTTATCACCGTTTACAAAGATAAGTCTTTCGACTTCGTTGTAAAAACACCACCGGCGGCAATTCAGCTATTGGAAGCGGCTAAGATTAAAAAAGGATCTGGCGAACCTAACAGAGTAAAATTAGGTAGTGTTACCTGGGACCAAATCAAGGCGATAGCCGAAGATAAAATGGTTGACCTTAATGCGTTTACAGTTGAATCGGCAATGAGTATGATTGCTGGTACTGCACGTTCAATGGGTATGAAGGTAGCTGGTAAAAGACCTTTTTAAAATCTTAAAAGTAATTAAATGGCAAAGTTAACGAAGAAGCAAAAGGAGGCGCATTCTAAAATAGAGAAAGATAAACTATACTCTGTTACAGAAGCTTCTGCTTTAATAAAAGAAATTACCAATACAAAGTTTGATGCATCAGTAGATTTAGCGGTTCGTTTGGGTGTGGATCCAAGAAAAGCTAATCAAATGGTTCGTGGTGTGGTAACATTACCTCATGGAACTGGTAAAGATGTAAAGGTTTTGGCTTTGGTAACCCCAGATAAAGAAGCGGAGGCTCAAGAAGCAGGTGCTGATTATGTTGGGTTAGATGAGTATTTGGAAAAAATTAAAGGCGGTTGGACAGATGTTGATGTAATTATCACAATGCCAAGCGTAATGGGTAAATTAGGACCGTTAGGTCGTGTATTAGGGCCTAGAGGTTTAATGCCTAATCCAAAAACAGGTACTGTAACTATGGATGTAGCAAAAGCTGTATCTGAAGTTAAAGCAGGTAAAATAGATTTTAAAGTTGATAAAACAGGTATCGTACATGCTGCGATAGGTAAAGCTTCTTTTTCTGCTGATAAAATAGCGGATAATGCTAAGGAGTTGTTAGATACTTTGAATAAGATGAAGCCAACTGCGGCAAAAGGTGTTTACATGAAAACTATTTTCATGTCTAGCACTATGAGTCCTAGTTTGCAATTAGATCCAAAGTCAGTTTAACAGCTGGTAGTTAAAAATTAATAGTATGACAAGAGAAGAAAAAGCAACGGTTATAAAAGATTTGACTACGCAGTTGGCAGATAGTGCCACTATTTATGTGGCTGATATTTCTGGTTTAGATGCAGGTACAACTTCTGATTTAAGAAGAGCTTGTTTCAAAGCTAATATTAGACTGGCTGTAGTTAAAAACACATTGCTTGCTAAAGCAATGGAGGCTTCTGAAAAAGAATTTGGTGAATTACCTGAAACGTTAAAAGGAAATACTTCTTTAATGTTTTCAGATGTAGCCAACGCTCCGGCAAAATTGATAAAGAATTTTAGAAAAAAATCTAATAAACCTTTATTAAAAGGAGCTTTTGTTGAAGAAGCAATTTACATAGGTGATGAGAACTTGGATGCGTTAGTAAGCATTAAGTCTAAAGAAGAGATGATTGGTGAGATTATTGGATTGTTACAATCTCCAGCCAAAAATGTTATTTCTGGACTTAAATCTGGTGGTGGTAAAATCGCTGGTATCCTTAAAACATTATCTGAAAAATAAGTACGCACAATAAACTAAGTATATTTTAAAAATTTTATTAAACGATAGAAAATGGCAGATTTAAAAGATTTCGCAGAACAATTAGTTAACTTGACAGTTAAAGAAGTAAACGAGTTAGCTGATATATTAAAAGAAGAGTACGGTATTGAGCCTGCAGCAGCAGCAGTAGCGGTAGCTGCCGGTGGTGGTGGTGAAGCTGGTGAAGCAGCAGAGGAAAAAACTGAATTCGATGTTATTTTGAAAGCAGCAGGTGCTTCTAAGTTAGCAGTTGTAAAATTAGTTAAGGAATTAACTGGTTTAGGATTAAAAGATGCTAAAGATATCGTTGATAGCGCACCAAAAGCTGTTAAAGAAGGTGTTACTAAAGACGAAGCTGAAGGTATCAAAAAATCATTGGAAGAAGCTGGAGCAGAAGTTGAGCTTAAATAATAGCAACAACCATATTATTTTTGGTTTAGGTCTTTGCGCTTTTTGCGTTTAGACCTAAGCCTTTTTATAGAATTAGGTATATTAAGAAGTATACAACCCAACTAGTACTCACGATCAAAACACTGTCCGTAGATGTTCACAAATAATACTGAAAGAATAAGCTTTGCTTCTGCAAGAAACACACCGGACTATCCGGATTTCTTAGATATTCAGATTAAATCTTTCCAAGACTTTTTTCAACTTGAGACTAAATCAGATGAAAGAGGTAATGAAGGTCTTTATAACACCTTCATGGAAAATTTCCCAATTACTGATACCAGAAATCAGTTTGTATTGGAATTCCTTGATTATTTCATAGACCCACCTAGATATTCTATCCAAGAATGTATAGAGCGTGGTCTTACTTATAGCGTTCCCTTAAAAGCTCGTTTAAAATTATATTGTACAGACCCAGAGCATGAAGACTTTGAAACTATTGTACAAGATGTTTATTTAGGTACAATTCCTTACATGACACCTAGTGGTACTTTTGTTATCAATGGTGCTGAGAGAGTTGTAGTTTCTCAATTGCATAGATCTCCAGGGGTTTTCTTTGGTCAGTCTTTCCATGCAAACGGGACAAAATTATATTCTGCAAGAGTAATTCCTTTTAAAGGATCTTGGATAGAATTTGCTACCGATATCAACGGCGTAATGTATGCTTATATCGATAGAAAGAAAAAATTACCGGTTACTACTTTGTTTAGAGCTATTGGCTTTGAACGTGATAAGGATATATTAGAGATTTTCGACCTTTCTGAAGAGGTGAAGGTTTCTAATGCCGGTCTTAAAAAAGTACTAGGTCGTAAATTAGCGGCAAGAGTATTGAACACTTGGCATGAGGATTTTGTTGATGAGGATACTGGTGAAGTAGTATCTATTGAGCGTAATGAGATTGTTCTTGACCGTGATACTATTTTAGAAAAGGAACACATAGCTGAAATTATTGATGCCGATGTAAAAACTATTCTTTTACATAAAGAGAATAATGCTCAGTCAGATTATGCTATAATTCATAATACACTACAGAAGGATCCAACTAATTCTGAAAAAGAAGCGGTTGAGCATATCTATCGTCAATTACGTAATGCGGAGCCACCAGATGAGGAAACGGCACGTGGTATTATTGATAAATTATTCTTTTCTGATCAACGTTATAACTTAGGTGAAGTTGGTCGTTATAGAATGAACAAAAAATTACAGTTGGATATTGGAATGGACAAGCAAGTCTTGACTAAAGAAGATATCATAACTATTATAAAATATTTAATTGAGTTAATAAACTCAAAAGCTGAAATTGATGATATTGATCACTTATCTAACCGTCGTGTAAGAACTGTAGGTGAACAATTATCTTCTCAGTTTGGTGTTGGTCTTGCGCGTATGGCAAGAACAATACGTGAGCGTATGAACGTTCGTGATAATGAAGTATTTACACCAATTGATTTGATTAATGCTAAGACGTTGTCTTCAGTAATTAATTCTTTCTTTGGTACGAACCAATTGTCTCAATTTATGGATCAAACGAATCCATTGGCAGAGATTACGCACAAAAGAAGATTATCGGCATTAGGTCCAGGTGGTTTATCAAGAGAGCGTGCAGGTTTTGAGGTTCGTGATGTTCACTATACACACTACGGTCGTTTATGTCCTATTGAAACTCCTGAAGGTCCAAACATTGGTTTGATATCATCATTGTCGGTGTTTGCTAAAGTAAACCCAATGGGCTTCTTGGAAACTCCTTATAGAAAAGTAGAGAATTCAGTAGTAGACTACAAAAACTATACTTATTTAAGTGCTGAGGAAGAAGAAGGAATGAAAATAGCTCAGGCTAACATTCCAATGAAGGAAGATGGTACTATAGATGCGGAAAAAGTAATTGCAAGGGAAGAAGGTGATTTCCCAGTTGTGGATCCATCGGAAATTCAATATACCGATGTTGCTCCTAATCAAATTGCTTCAATTTCTGCTTCCTTGATTCCGTTCTTGGAGCATGATGATGCAAACAGGGCTTTGATGGGATCTAACATGATGCGTCAAGCAGTTCCTTTATTAAAACCACAATCTCCAATTGTTGGTACTGGTCTTGAGCGTCAAGTTGCTTCAGATTCAAGAGTATTGATCAATGCTGAAGGAGATGGGGTTATTGAGTATGTTGATGCTCAAAAAATCACTATCAAATATGATAGAACTGATGAGGAAAGATTAATCAGTTTTGAAGAAGATAGCAAGACTTATTTCTTGGTGAAGTTTAGAAAAACCAACCAAGGCACCAACATTAACTTGAAGCCAATTGTACAAGTAGGTGATAGGGTAAAGAAAGGGCAAGTTCTTTGTGAAGGTTATGCAACTGAAAAAGGAGAATTAGCATTAGGTAGAAACTTAACCGTTGCATTTATGCCATGGAAGGGGTATAACTTTGAGGATGCAATTGTAATTTCAGAGAAAGTTGTACGTGAAGATATTTTTACATCTATTCATGTTGATGAGTATTCTCTGGAAGTTAGGGATACTAAATTAGGAGCGGAAGAACTTACACATGATATACCTAACGTTTCTGAAGAGGCTACAAAAGACTTGGATGAAAATGGTATGATCAGAATAGGTGCAGAGGTTAAGCCCGGTGATATTCTAATTGGTAAGATTACACCAAAAGGTGAGTCTGATCCAACTCCTGAAGAAAAATTATTACGTGCCATATTTGGTGACAAAGCTGGTGATGTAAAAGATGCTTCATTAAAAGCATCACCTTCTTTAAGAGGTGTTGTTATTGATAAGAAATTATTCTCTAGATCAGTAAAGGATAAGAGAAAACGTTCTGAAGATAAAGAAGAACTATCTAAATTAGAATTGGAATACGAAGTAAAATTCCAAGAATTAAAAGATATTCTTGTTGAGAAATTATTTACTATAGTAAATGGTAAGACCTCTCAAGGTGTTCTTAATGATTTAGGTGAAGAAGTATTACCTAAGGGTAAGAAGTATTCAATGAAAATG
This genomic window contains:
- the secE gene encoding preprotein translocase subunit SecE, which gives rise to MFTYIKESVEELRNNVTLPSRAESSNLMVVVAVFSILFALATWGVDTVFSKVIKAYFNYVLN
- the nusG gene encoding transcription termination/antitermination protein NusG, with translation MSEVLEKKWYVVRAVSGQENKIKGYIESEVERHGFSDYLEDVLVPTEKVVQIRNGKKINKERVYFPGYIMIKANLGGEMVHIIRSITNVIGFLGETKGGDPVPLRKNEVNRMLGKVDELAVNTDSVAIPFVFGETVKVIDGPFNGFNGTVEKINEEKRKLEVMVKIFGRKTPLELSYMQVEKI
- the rplK gene encoding 50S ribosomal protein L11, whose product is MAKEVGKVVKLQVRGGAANPSPPVGPALGAAGVNIMEFCKQFNARTQDKPGKVLPVVITVYKDKSFDFVVKTPPAAIQLLEAAKIKKGSGEPNRVKLGSVTWDQIKAIAEDKMVDLNAFTVESAMSMIAGTARSMGMKVAGKRPF
- the rplA gene encoding 50S ribosomal protein L1; this translates as MAKLTKKQKEAHSKIEKDKLYSVTEASALIKEITNTKFDASVDLAVRLGVDPRKANQMVRGVVTLPHGTGKDVKVLALVTPDKEAEAQEAGADYVGLDEYLEKIKGGWTDVDVIITMPSVMGKLGPLGRVLGPRGLMPNPKTGTVTMDVAKAVSEVKAGKIDFKVDKTGIVHAAIGKASFSADKIADNAKELLDTLNKMKPTAAKGVYMKTIFMSSTMSPSLQLDPKSV
- the rplJ gene encoding 50S ribosomal protein L10, with protein sequence MTREEKATVIKDLTTQLADSATIYVADISGLDAGTTSDLRRACFKANIRLAVVKNTLLAKAMEASEKEFGELPETLKGNTSLMFSDVANAPAKLIKNFRKKSNKPLLKGAFVEEAIYIGDENLDALVSIKSKEEMIGEIIGLLQSPAKNVISGLKSGGGKIAGILKTLSEK
- the rplL gene encoding 50S ribosomal protein L7/L12, which gives rise to MADLKDFAEQLVNLTVKEVNELADILKEEYGIEPAAAAVAVAAGGGGEAGEAAEEKTEFDVILKAAGASKLAVVKLVKELTGLGLKDAKDIVDSAPKAVKEGVTKDEAEGIKKSLEEAGAEVELK
- the rpoB gene encoding DNA-directed RNA polymerase subunit beta, which codes for MFTNNTERISFASARNTPDYPDFLDIQIKSFQDFFQLETKSDERGNEGLYNTFMENFPITDTRNQFVLEFLDYFIDPPRYSIQECIERGLTYSVPLKARLKLYCTDPEHEDFETIVQDVYLGTIPYMTPSGTFVINGAERVVVSQLHRSPGVFFGQSFHANGTKLYSARVIPFKGSWIEFATDINGVMYAYIDRKKKLPVTTLFRAIGFERDKDILEIFDLSEEVKVSNAGLKKVLGRKLAARVLNTWHEDFVDEDTGEVVSIERNEIVLDRDTILEKEHIAEIIDADVKTILLHKENNAQSDYAIIHNTLQKDPTNSEKEAVEHIYRQLRNAEPPDEETARGIIDKLFFSDQRYNLGEVGRYRMNKKLQLDIGMDKQVLTKEDIITIIKYLIELINSKAEIDDIDHLSNRRVRTVGEQLSSQFGVGLARMARTIRERMNVRDNEVFTPIDLINAKTLSSVINSFFGTNQLSQFMDQTNPLAEITHKRRLSALGPGGLSRERAGFEVRDVHYTHYGRLCPIETPEGPNIGLISSLSVFAKVNPMGFLETPYRKVENSVVDYKNYTYLSAEEEEGMKIAQANIPMKEDGTIDAEKVIAREEGDFPVVDPSEIQYTDVAPNQIASISASLIPFLEHDDANRALMGSNMMRQAVPLLKPQSPIVGTGLERQVASDSRVLINAEGDGVIEYVDAQKITIKYDRTDEERLISFEEDSKTYFLVKFRKTNQGTNINLKPIVQVGDRVKKGQVLCEGYATEKGELALGRNLTVAFMPWKGYNFEDAIVISEKVVREDIFTSIHVDEYSLEVRDTKLGAEELTHDIPNVSEEATKDLDENGMIRIGAEVKPGDILIGKITPKGESDPTPEEKLLRAIFGDKAGDVKDASLKASPSLRGVVIDKKLFSRSVKDKRKRSEDKEELSKLELEYEVKFQELKDILVEKLFTIVNGKTSQGVLNDLGEEVLPKGKKYSMKMLNSVDDFAHLVGGSWTTDADTNALVADLLHNYKIKLNDLQGNLRRDKFTISVGDELPAGIMKLAKVYIAKKRKLKVGDKMAGRHGNKGIVSRIVRHEDMPFLEDGTPVDIVLNPLGVPSRMNIGQIYETVLGWAGLKLGRKYATPIFDGATLEEINKYTDDAGIPRFGHTYLFDGGTGQRFDQPATVGVIYMLKLGHMVDDKMHARSIGPYSLITQQPLGGKAQFGGQRFGEMEVWALEAYGASATLREILTVKSDDVIGRAKTYESIVKGETMPEPGLPESFNVLMHELKGLGLDIRLEE